From a region of the Nitrospirae bacterium YQR-1 genome:
- a CDS encoding aminotransferase class IV, with the protein MPVEEAKVSVFDHGLLYGDGFFETLRSYGGIVFKADEHLKRFNRAVSLLSMNLSISTEELEALIYKTIELNALSDSTIRVTVTRGAGPPGLDPVVCPKPTIFIYAHTFKPYPDSYYRDGMEIVTASVRRSPIECPAWKTLTQIKSINFLPNILAKIESKQSSAGEILLLNSSGHITECSVSNIFFVKGSALYTPSLECGILDGITRKVVTDIAQELSITVYEGEFFPATLYRADEVFLTNTIMEVMPVGKADGRVFNKERLITNRLAAAYRKETER; encoded by the coding sequence ATGCCGGTTGAGGAGGCCAAAGTGTCCGTTTTTGACCACGGGCTGCTCTATGGTGACGGTTTTTTTGAGACATTACGCTCATACGGCGGAATTGTTTTTAAGGCGGATGAACATTTAAAGAGGTTTAACAGGGCTGTCAGCCTCTTAAGCATGAATTTAAGTATTTCTACAGAAGAATTGGAAGCACTTATTTATAAAACTATCGAATTAAACGCCCTCAGTGATTCCACAATCAGGGTGACAGTGACAAGAGGAGCCGGCCCTCCAGGCCTTGATCCGGTTGTCTGCCCAAAGCCCACTATCTTTATCTACGCCCACACTTTTAAACCATACCCTGATTCATACTACAGAGACGGAATGGAAATAGTGACTGCATCAGTGAGGAGAAGTCCCATTGAGTGCCCGGCGTGGAAAACCCTTACACAAATAAAATCCATTAACTTTCTACCGAATATACTTGCCAAAATCGAGTCTAAACAAAGCAGCGCTGGTGAGATACTCTTACTTAACAGCTCAGGTCACATAACCGAGTGCAGTGTTTCCAACATTTTTTTTGTTAAAGGCAGTGCTCTCTACACTCCATCGCTTGAGTGCGGAATTCTTGACGGCATCACCCGTAAGGTCGTCACAGATATAGCACAGGAGCTAAGTATCACCGTCTATGAAGGAGAATTCTTTCCTGCCACCCTCTACCGTGCTGATGAGGTATTCTTAACAAACACAATAATGGAAGTAATGCCGGTTGGCAAGGCTGACGGCAGAGTCTTTAACAAAGAAAGGTTAATCACAAATCGGTTAGCTGCTGCGTATAGAAAAGAGACGGAACGATGA